A window of the Cytophagaceae bacterium genome harbors these coding sequences:
- a CDS encoding glycoside hydrolase family 32 protein, with amino-acid sequence MKKYIIGVALALIVLGCKTSGNITKNASSDYRPNLHFSPEKNWANDPNGLVYLDGEYHLFYQYNPFGDLWGHMSWGHAISKDLKKWEELPVAIPEKKNADGTTTMIFSGCAVIDSLNTSGFFDEGYKKGMVAIFTSHVDNKGMGMAQHQSLAYSNDKGRTWKLYEKNPVLDIGLKDFRDPNVIWYPERNVWIMTVVKALEYTVQFYESKDLKSWKLLSEFGNQGDVSRIWECPSLIKVPVIDESKFKWVLMLSSGSKNNNLLGVQYFVGDFDGMKFVPQKQETLFFDSGYDNYATIPFFNLPKSHEKPVYLSWASDWEYARVLPTEGFRGQFTLPREVSLFKDDIGVYRIIQTPIVDSSIPTVISSLKPGDQLESKLMKSNQNLYRLILDFDITNSKGFELLLLKNGDEKTVLNFDSQKNILSIDRRTSGNVGFSEKFPKLNQIEFLPENGKIKLDILVDKSIIEVFANSGKEAITTLVYPTYGSSSIELNWK; translated from the coding sequence ATGAAAAAATATATCATAGGAGTGGCTTTGGCTTTGATAGTACTTGGCTGCAAAACAAGTGGTAATATTACCAAAAACGCATCATCAGATTATCGTCCTAATTTACATTTTTCGCCTGAGAAAAATTGGGCGAACGATCCTAATGGGCTTGTATATCTTGATGGAGAATATCATTTATTCTATCAATATAACCCATTTGGAGATCTATGGGGGCACATGAGTTGGGGACATGCAATAAGTAAAGATTTAAAAAAATGGGAGGAACTGCCCGTTGCTATACCCGAGAAAAAAAATGCTGATGGAACCACAACTATGATTTTTTCAGGCTGTGCTGTGATAGATAGCTTGAATACTTCAGGGTTCTTTGACGAAGGTTATAAAAAAGGAATGGTGGCAATTTTCACTTCTCATGTTGACAATAAAGGTATGGGAATGGCTCAACATCAAAGTCTTGCTTACAGTAATGACAAAGGTAGAACATGGAAGTTGTATGAAAAAAATCCAGTTTTGGACATCGGCTTAAAGGATTTCAGAGATCCCAATGTCATTTGGTATCCTGAGAGGAATGTATGGATAATGACCGTAGTAAAAGCATTAGAATATACTGTTCAGTTTTATGAATCTAAGGATCTTAAAAGTTGGAAACTACTTAGCGAATTTGGAAACCAGGGTGATGTTAGCAGAATTTGGGAATGTCCGTCGTTGATTAAAGTTCCGGTGATCGACGAATCCAAATTTAAATGGGTTTTAATGCTTTCAAGTGGAAGCAAAAATAATAACCTTTTGGGAGTACAGTATTTTGTTGGAGATTTTGATGGAATGAAGTTTGTTCCTCAAAAACAAGAGACATTGTTTTTTGACTCAGGTTATGACAATTATGCAACAATTCCATTTTTTAATTTACCAAAATCGCATGAAAAGCCTGTTTATTTGAGCTGGGCAAGTGATTGGGAATATGCGAGAGTTTTGCCGACGGAAGGATTTCGGGGGCAGTTTACGCTACCAAGAGAAGTGTCTCTTTTTAAAGATGATATTGGTGTTTATAGAATCATTCAGACACCTATAGTAGATTCATCTATTCCAACTGTAATATCAAGTTTAAAGCCAGGAGATCAATTGGAATCTAAGCTTATGAAGTCAAATCAAAATTTATACAGATTGATACTTGATTTTGATATTACCAATTCCAAAGGTTTTGAACTATTACTTTTAAAAAATGGAGACGAAAAGACCGTTCTCAATTTTGATAGCCAAAAAAATATTTTAAGCATTGACAGGAGGACTTCAGGCAATGTGGGTTTCAGTGAAAAATTTCCTAAATTAAATCAAATAGAATTCCTACCGGAAAATGGAAAAATAAAGTTGGATATTTTGGTTGACAAATCTATTATCGAAGTTTTTGCCAATAGCGGTAAGGAAGCTATAACTACATTAGTTTATCCAACCTATGGAAGTTCAAGTATTGAGCTAAATTGGAAATAA
- a CDS encoding cupin domain-containing protein — MKIKIIIILLSIVYFSTGCNKKLASKKQTESIFPIGNKVSNQNFIGDVYVKMFAQNDSIYNVTMGNVTFEPGARTNWHYHPGGQILIITDGVGYYQEKESPIKIIKKGDVVQCPPNIQHWHGASPTQSVTHIAISTNTNFGGAVWLRPVSDKEYTLK; from the coding sequence ATGAAAATTAAAATTATAATTATTTTACTTTCAATAGTTTATTTCTCTACTGGCTGTAATAAAAAACTTGCTTCTAAAAAACAAACAGAATCTATTTTTCCTATTGGCAATAAAGTCTCCAATCAAAATTTCATTGGGGATGTTTATGTAAAAATGTTTGCTCAAAATGACAGCATATATAACGTAACAATGGGAAATGTAACCTTTGAACCCGGAGCCAGAACCAACTGGCATTATCATCCGGGCGGTCAAATTCTTATAATAACCGATGGGGTTGGTTATTATCAGGAAAAAGAGTCACCCATTAAAATAATAAAAAAAGGTGATGTAGTCCAATGTCCTCCGAATATTCAGCATTGGCATGGAGCATCTCCTACTCAAAGTGTCACACACATTGCAATTAGCACAAACACTAATTTTGGGGGAGCAGTTTGGTTAAGACCGGTAAGTGATAAAGAATATACTTTAAAATGA